A stretch of the Candidatus Coatesbacteria bacterium genome encodes the following:
- a CDS encoding DNRLRE domain-containing protein — protein sequence MTITPPRSLIIALLVLLAGVACEPTTSNPLGSELDDREQEVYTLIIEPDVDWVDTGYYGYSNTDGSIKLAVGRVDDTIVRSLIEFDLDDLPGEVDADNLERAYVQYYYTRGYSVANWRPINRGELRVDVHALGADWVDEEADWLYRSADHRWDSQGGDFGPTYSSFVLEELETGDAETRRFEVTQLVLDWLADPDAYHGLLLKAADEAGASCVKEFYSDDLQASDNRPYLLVVYESSDGEKREARIQAEQDVHIARNTADGGSGYSYGADPELELGIAYGSSRRLVFDFALQELPDEATINLARLELYSSFPDRAYEQTLYLQHLLEDVDEGYTQEQLRAAELADDDEGIYGRDITGAPGGYYDFQIAPIVQDWLAGDYEQHGLVLRLGHTLDYAQSIRVATSQTPYENRRPRLVIKYTLPPGYWSTAPVGTHTVLD from the coding sequence ATGACCATAACACCGCCCCGATCGCTGATTATCGCCCTGCTGGTCCTCCTGGCGGGCGTCGCCTGTGAGCCGACGACCTCGAATCCTCTGGGATCGGAACTCGACGATCGCGAGCAGGAGGTCTATACCCTGATCATCGAGCCCGACGTCGACTGGGTCGACACCGGCTATTACGGCTACAGCAACACCGACGGCTCGATCAAACTGGCCGTCGGCCGCGTCGACGACACCATCGTCCGCAGTCTGATCGAGTTCGACCTGGACGACCTGCCCGGCGAGGTCGATGCCGACAACCTGGAACGGGCCTACGTTCAATACTACTACACCCGGGGTTACAGCGTCGCCAACTGGCGCCCGATCAACCGCGGCGAGCTGCGCGTCGACGTCCACGCCCTCGGCGCCGACTGGGTGGATGAGGAGGCCGACTGGCTCTATCGCAGCGCGGATCACCGCTGGGACAGCCAGGGCGGCGATTTCGGCCCGACCTACTCCAGCTTCGTCCTCGAAGAGCTGGAAACCGGCGACGCCGAGACCCGGCGCTTCGAGGTCACCCAGCTCGTGCTGGATTGGCTCGCCGATCCCGACGCCTACCACGGCCTGCTGCTCAAGGCCGCCGACGAAGCCGGGGCGAGCTGCGTCAAGGAGTTCTACTCCGACGATCTCCAGGCCTCGGACAACCGCCCCTACCTGCTGGTCGTCTACGAGAGCTCGGACGGTGAGAAGCGCGAAGCGCGCATCCAGGCCGAGCAGGACGTCCACATCGCCCGCAACACCGCCGACGGCGGCTCCGGCTACAGCTACGGCGCCGATCCCGAACTGGAACTGGGGATCGCCTACGGTTCCAGCCGGCGGCTGGTCTTTGATTTCGCTCTCCAGGAGCTGCCCGACGAGGCGACGATCAACCTGGCCCGCCTCGAACTCTACAGCTCCTTCCCCGACCGAGCCTACGAACAGACCCTCTACCTCCAGCACCTGCTGGAGGATGTCGACGAGGGCTACACCCAGGAACAGCTGCGGGCCGCCGAACTGGCCGACGACGACGAGGGGATCTACGGCCGGGATATCACCGGCGCGCCCGGCGGCTACTACGACTTCCAGATCGCTCCGATCGTCCAGGACTGGCTGGCCGGCGACTACGAACAACACGGCCTGGTGCTGCGCCTGGGTCACACCCTGGACTACGCCCAGAGCATCCGCGTCGCCACCTCGCAGACGCCCTACGAGAACCGCCGCCCCCGCTTAGTGATCAAGTACACCCTGCCGCCGGGATACTGGAGCACCGCCCCCGTTGGAACGCACACCGTGCTGGACTAA
- a CDS encoding efflux RND transporter periplasmic adaptor subunit, whose product MAEKKDKRKRRRRIILIILAAGAAILLINIFAAGEEKPRVTVETVQPRKLSSVVSGPGHVRPSIEVELTALTTGQITRIPVKEGQRVSKGDLIVEIDPDQSESLLSQARAAYSGAVASKEQAAAALEQAEEEYERQRQLYEDGLISAQEWTLAQTQLRTQRAALDAANSQIYSASAQVRAARDGVEKTRYISSIDGVVVALNVEEGEMAVPGTTSIGGTPLATVASLEGMLVEADIDETDVVDLEVGQPAEIYVDAFNDRVFAGVVIEIANSASTTLAGTSEEVVNFEIKVVIEDEVPPNLYPGMSATVEITTATVEDALTIPISAVVIRDAETVADWLGEEFDPAGQDEIEGVFVNDNDSAAFRPIETGISDQTHIEVLAGLEDNESIISGPYKELRTLAHGDEIERQQADDAGGED is encoded by the coding sequence TTGGCAGAGAAGAAAGATAAACGCAAGCGCCGCCGGCGCATCATCCTGATCATCCTCGCCGCCGGCGCGGCGATCCTGCTGATCAACATCTTCGCCGCCGGCGAGGAAAAGCCCCGGGTGACCGTCGAGACGGTCCAGCCCCGGAAGCTCTCCAGCGTGGTCAGCGGGCCAGGCCACGTCCGACCCTCGATCGAGGTCGAGCTGACCGCCCTGACCACGGGGCAGATCACGCGCATTCCGGTCAAGGAGGGCCAGCGGGTCTCCAAGGGAGACCTGATCGTCGAGATCGACCCCGACCAGTCGGAGAGCCTGCTCTCCCAGGCCCGGGCCGCCTACTCCGGCGCCGTGGCCTCCAAGGAGCAGGCCGCGGCGGCCCTCGAACAGGCCGAAGAGGAGTATGAACGCCAGCGCCAGCTCTACGAGGACGGCCTGATCAGCGCCCAGGAGTGGACCCTGGCCCAGACGCAACTGCGCACCCAGCGGGCGGCCTTGGATGCCGCCAACAGCCAGATCTACTCCGCCTCGGCCCAGGTGCGCGCCGCCCGCGACGGCGTCGAGAAAACCCGCTACATCTCCTCGATCGACGGCGTGGTGGTGGCCCTCAACGTCGAAGAGGGCGAAATGGCCGTTCCCGGCACCACCAGCATCGGCGGCACCCCCCTGGCCACCGTGGCCAGCCTGGAGGGCATGCTCGTCGAGGCCGACATCGACGAGACCGACGTCGTCGACCTCGAGGTCGGCCAGCCGGCCGAGATCTACGTCGACGCCTTCAACGACCGCGTCTTCGCCGGCGTGGTCATCGAGATCGCCAACTCGGCCAGCACAACCCTGGCCGGCACCAGCGAAGAGGTCGTCAACTTCGAGATCAAGGTCGTCATCGAGGACGAGGTGCCGCCCAACCTCTACCCGGGGATGAGCGCCACCGTCGAGATCACCACGGCGACGGTCGAGGACGCCCTGACCATCCCGATCAGCGCCGTGGTCATCCGCGACGCCGAGACCGTCGCCGACTGGCTGGGCGAGGAATTCGATCCCGCCGGACAAGACGAGATCGAGGGCGTCTTCGTCAACGACAACGACAGCGCCGCCTTCCGGCCCATCGAAACGGGCATCAGCGACCAGACCCACATCGAGGTCCTGGCGGGGCTGGAAGACAACGAGAGCATAATCAGCGGCCCCTACAAGGAGCTGCGCACCCTGGCCCACGGCGACGAGATCGAGCGCCAGCAGGCCGACGACGCCGGCGGGGAGGACTGA
- the ribD gene encoding bifunctional diaminohydroxyphosphoribosylaminopyrimidine deaminase/5-amino-6-(5-phosphoribosylamino)uracil reductase RibD: MSQEKAPSQQLKDQQFMRQVLELARQALGRTSPNPLVGALVVTDDDRIVGQGCHTRAGRPHAEIIALEEAGELCRGATLYTNLEPCCHQGRTPACVDSIIPAGIRRVVIAHPDPNPLVDCGGIQRLRDAGIEVVEGVLEAEARELNAPYLKYIIHELPYVTVKMAMSLDGKIATASGESKWITCDESRRRVHELRNQTDAIMVGIGTVLADDPQLNVRIETPDIRHPQKVIVDSKGRVPNRCRTITTDPRTIVAVASKASPSRVKALESAGARVEIIDGSAVKVDVTRLMYRLAELEIMNVLIEGGGGLAASLFEAGLVDRVVCFVAPVIIGGAEAPSPVGGRGVVQLSEAHYLTDVTYEQSGRDLMISGRVEDNGAPIDALNLKR, translated from the coding sequence ATGAGTCAGGAAAAAGCACCATCACAACAGCTCAAGGATCAGCAGTTCATGCGCCAGGTGCTGGAGCTGGCGCGCCAGGCTTTGGGACGCACCTCGCCCAACCCCCTCGTCGGCGCCCTGGTCGTCACCGATGACGACCGGATCGTCGGCCAGGGCTGCCACACCAGGGCTGGACGGCCCCACGCCGAAATCATCGCCCTCGAGGAGGCCGGCGAGCTCTGTCGCGGCGCCACCCTCTACACCAACCTCGAGCCCTGCTGCCATCAGGGCCGCACCCCGGCCTGCGTGGACAGCATCATCCCCGCCGGTATCCGCCGGGTGGTCATCGCCCATCCCGACCCCAACCCCCTGGTCGACTGCGGCGGGATCCAGCGCCTGCGCGACGCCGGGATCGAGGTCGTCGAGGGCGTCCTGGAGGCCGAGGCCCGCGAGCTCAACGCCCCCTACCTCAAGTACATCATCCACGAGCTGCCCTACGTCACCGTCAAGATGGCCATGAGCCTGGACGGCAAGATCGCCACGGCCTCCGGGGAGAGCAAGTGGATCACCTGCGATGAATCCCGCCGCCGGGTCCATGAGCTGCGCAACCAGACCGACGCCATCATGGTCGGTATCGGCACCGTCCTGGCCGACGACCCGCAGCTCAACGTCCGCATCGAGACCCCGGACATCCGTCACCCCCAGAAGGTCATCGTCGACTCCAAGGGTCGGGTGCCCAACCGCTGCCGGACGATCACCACGGATCCGCGCACCATCGTCGCCGTGGCCTCCAAGGCCAGTCCCTCCCGGGTCAAGGCCCTGGAGAGCGCCGGCGCCCGGGTCGAGATCATCGACGGCAGCGCCGTCAAGGTCGACGTCACCCGGTTGATGTACCGCCTGGCCGAGCTGGAGATCATGAACGTCTTGATCGAGGGCGGCGGCGGATTGGCCGCCAGTCTCTTCGAAGCCGGTCTGGTCGACCGCGTGGTCTGCTTCGTCGCCCCGGTCATCATCGGCGGTGCCGAGGCCCCCAGCCCCGTCGGCGGCCGCGGCGTCGTCCAGCTCTCCGAGGCCCACTACCTGACCGACGTGACCTACGAACAGAGCGGCCGTGACCTGATGATCAGCGGCAGGGTCGAGGACAACGGCGCTCCGATCGACGCCCTGAACCTCAAGCGTTGA
- a CDS encoding bifunctional methylenetetrahydrofolate dehydrogenase/methenyltetrahydrofolate cyclohydrolase (catalyzes the formation of 5,10-methenyltetrahydrofolate from 5,10-methylenetetrahydrofolate and subsequent formation of 10-formyltetrahydrofolate from 5,10-methenyltetrahydrofolate), with translation MPAQLLDGKLAATEIRKETTARVEALSIPPRLGILVAEGDRPSAAYAKVLRRRGDKLGLEVQRHRYPDDIARHDFNALLAEVEEAAHGVLVMRPLPRQLDPAAVDELIDPLKDVDGVQPANVGLLALGRPRFVPATARAMHLLLQRSGVPLKSKRAVIIGRSPTVGKPLFQLLLAEHLTVTVCHSRTVDLAARAAEADVLAVAVGRAHLVTPEFIKPGAVVLDAGYNWDADASHELGDVHPAAAETAGWFTPVPGGVGPLTTELMLANAVAAAELQQ, from the coding sequence ATGCCGGCGCAGCTGCTGGACGGGAAACTAGCCGCGACGGAAATCCGTAAAGAAACTACGGCCCGCGTCGAAGCCCTGAGCATCCCCCCGCGCCTGGGAATCCTGGTCGCCGAGGGCGACCGACCCTCGGCCGCCTACGCCAAGGTGCTGCGCCGCAGGGGCGACAAGCTGGGCCTCGAGGTCCAGCGCCACCGCTACCCCGACGACATCGCCCGGCACGACTTCAACGCCCTGCTGGCCGAGGTCGAGGAGGCCGCTCACGGCGTACTGGTGATGCGGCCCCTGCCCCGGCAGCTCGACCCCGCCGCCGTCGACGAGTTGATCGATCCGCTCAAGGACGTCGACGGCGTCCAGCCGGCCAATGTGGGCCTGCTGGCCCTGGGACGCCCACGCTTCGTTCCGGCCACGGCCCGGGCGATGCACCTGCTGCTCCAACGCAGCGGTGTGCCGTTGAAGAGCAAACGGGCCGTGATCATCGGCCGCAGCCCGACGGTGGGCAAGCCCCTGTTCCAGCTCCTGCTGGCCGAGCATCTGACCGTCACCGTCTGCCACAGCCGCACCGTCGACCTGGCCGCCCGGGCCGCCGAGGCCGACGTCCTCGCCGTGGCCGTCGGTCGGGCCCACCTGGTGACCCCGGAGTTCATCAAGCCCGGCGCCGTGGTGCTGGACGCCGGTTACAACTGGGACGCCGACGCCAGTCACGAGCTGGGCGACGTCCATCCCGCTGCAGCCGAGACCGCCGGGTGGTTCACCCCGGTACCCGGCGGCGTGGGGCCGCTGACCACGGAACTGATGCTGGCCAACGCCGTCGCGGCCGCGGAGCTCCAACAGTAA
- the pgk gene encoding phosphoglycerate kinase produces MDKLFLEELELQNKRVLIRLDLNVPGDAAGNVTDDTRIEAALPTLEYCLEQGAALILCSHRGRPAAEHVPSLSLRPVAARLGELLGRPVIMPAEDPDYIINDEAFALADNLEAGQVMLLENLRYDKREKANDPHFAMRLASLADLFINDAFPVCHRVHASVVGVARYLPAAYGYQVKKEIEYMGRLKGDVERPYVGILGGAKVSTKLGVLETFLDKVDKLLIGGGLSYTFMAAAGRPIGRSIYEPDYTNIAHDMLEDNPDKIILAVDNYVVDQIGPEYEAQLVDRIPADKESVDIGEKTKPLFAAEIARAKTLFWNGPLGYFEDERFAAGTRFIAREVAKLKDKGALTVIGGGDSAAAIRQTPGLNYDNYSFVSTAGGAALEFVQGKVLPGLRALTDKA; encoded by the coding sequence GTGGATAAACTGTTCCTCGAGGAGTTGGAATTACAGAACAAGCGGGTGCTGATCCGTCTGGACCTCAACGTCCCCGGCGACGCCGCGGGCAACGTGACCGACGATACCCGCATCGAGGCCGCCCTGCCGACCCTCGAGTACTGTCTCGAGCAGGGCGCGGCGCTGATCCTCTGTTCCCACCGCGGCCGCCCCGCGGCCGAGCACGTCCCGTCGCTGAGCCTGCGACCCGTGGCCGCCAGGCTCGGGGAGCTCCTCGGCCGACCGGTGATCATGCCCGCCGAGGACCCCGACTACATCATCAATGACGAGGCCTTCGCCCTGGCCGACAACCTCGAGGCCGGGCAGGTCATGCTGCTGGAGAACCTGCGTTACGACAAGCGCGAGAAGGCCAACGACCCCCACTTCGCCATGCGGCTGGCCTCGCTGGCCGACCTGTTCATCAACGACGCCTTCCCGGTCTGCCACCGCGTCCATGCCAGCGTCGTCGGCGTGGCCCGCTACCTGCCCGCCGCCTACGGCTACCAGGTCAAGAAGGAAATCGAATACATGGGTCGGCTCAAGGGAGACGTGGAGCGGCCCTACGTCGGTATCCTCGGCGGCGCCAAGGTCTCCACCAAACTCGGCGTCCTGGAAACCTTCCTCGACAAGGTCGACAAGCTGCTCATCGGCGGCGGACTGAGCTACACCTTCATGGCCGCCGCCGGCCGACCCATCGGCCGGAGCATCTACGAACCCGACTACACCAACATCGCCCACGACATGCTCGAGGATAACCCGGACAAGATCATCCTGGCCGTCGACAACTACGTCGTCGACCAGATCGGCCCCGAGTACGAGGCTCAGCTCGTCGACCGCATCCCCGCCGACAAGGAATCCGTCGACATCGGCGAAAAAACCAAACCCCTCTTCGCCGCCGAGATCGCCCGGGCCAAGACCCTGTTCTGGAACGGCCCCCTGGGCTACTTCGAGGACGAGCGCTTCGCCGCCGGCACCCGCTTCATCGCCCGCGAGGTGGCCAAGCTCAAGGACAAGGGCGCCCTGACCGTCATCGGCGGGGGGGACTCCGCCGCCGCCATCCGCCAGACCCCGGGCTTGAACTATGACAACTACTCCTTCGTCTCCACAGCCGGCGGCGCCGCCCTCGAGTTCGTCCAGGGCAAGGTCCTGCCCGGCTTGCGCGCCCTGACGGACAAGGCTTGA
- a CDS encoding NUDIX domain-containing protein: protein MVLTLSRGWALKDDPRIEAEVLEREPVFSGRYLKLARWRLRLPDGRQTHHEIVEAPDAVAVLPLGEDGIVHALEHHRPAVERTLVELPAGLVDPGEEPAASARRELLEELGCTCGRLEFLLEYAHAVGYSSGLTRLYLARGLSWPPDPPLDADEFVRPVEFPLETLLEGIIAGRFIDTKLIIGALYLARRYGLPPRFDA from the coding sequence ATGGTGCTGACCTTAAGCAGAGGATGGGCCTTGAAGGATGATCCACGGATCGAAGCCGAGGTGCTGGAGCGGGAGCCCGTCTTCAGCGGCAGGTACCTGAAACTGGCTCGCTGGCGCCTGCGCCTGCCCGACGGCCGACAAACCCACCATGAGATCGTCGAAGCCCCCGACGCCGTGGCCGTGCTGCCCCTGGGGGAGGATGGGATCGTCCACGCCCTGGAGCACCACCGTCCCGCCGTTGAGCGGACGCTGGTCGAGCTGCCGGCCGGTCTCGTCGATCCCGGTGAGGAGCCCGCCGCCAGCGCCCGGCGCGAGTTGCTCGAGGAGCTGGGTTGCACCTGCGGGCGGCTGGAGTTCCTGCTCGAGTACGCCCACGCCGTCGGCTACTCCAGCGGCCTGACCCGGCTGTACCTGGCCCGGGGGTTGAGCTGGCCGCCGGATCCGCCCCTGGACGCCGACGAGTTCGTCCGACCCGTCGAGTTTCCCCTCGAGACGCTGTTGGAGGGGATCATCGCCGGACGGTTCATCGATACCAAGCTGATCATCGGCGCCTTGTACCTGGCGCGGCGCTACGGCCTGCCGCCGCGCTTTGACGCCTAA
- a CDS encoding ATP-binding cassette domain-containing protein, translating to MGEVEVRALDGVDLDIERAEYLTIMGPSGSGKSTLMNLIGCLDTPTAGDYHLEGELVSELEDDELAAIRNRRIGFVFQTFNLLPRSTALDNVELPLIYSRLERDKRRRRARRALEKVDLGDRIGHRPNELSGGQRQRVAIARALVTEPSILLADEPTGNLDSKTGVEILQLFKQLHDDGQTIIVVTHDPTVADAGERIIHLLDGRIVRDEEVGTRRKIAAETTLQP from the coding sequence ATGGGCGAGGTCGAGGTCCGGGCTCTCGACGGCGTCGACCTCGACATCGAGCGCGCCGAGTACCTGACGATCATGGGTCCCTCGGGCTCGGGCAAGAGCACCCTGATGAACCTGATCGGCTGCCTGGACACACCGACGGCGGGCGACTACCACCTGGAGGGCGAGCTGGTCTCCGAGCTGGAGGACGACGAGCTGGCGGCCATCCGCAACCGCCGGATCGGCTTCGTCTTCCAGACTTTCAACCTGCTGCCCCGTTCTACGGCCCTGGACAACGTCGAGCTGCCGCTGATCTATTCGCGTCTGGAGCGCGACAAACGCCGCCGCCGGGCCCGCCGCGCCCTGGAGAAGGTCGACCTGGGCGACCGCATCGGCCACCGGCCCAACGAGCTCTCCGGCGGCCAGCGCCAACGCGTGGCCATCGCCCGCGCCCTGGTCACCGAGCCCTCGATCCTGCTGGCCGACGAACCGACGGGAAACCTGGACTCCAAAACCGGCGTAGAGATTCTACAGCTCTTCAAGCAACTGCACGACGACGGCCAAACGATCATCGTCGTCACCCACGATCCAACGGTCGCCGATGCCGGCGAGCGGATCATCCACCTCCTCGACGGCCGGATAGTCCGCGACGAGGAGGTCGGCACCCGGCGGAAGATCGCCGCTGAAACTACCCTGCAACCATGA
- the ptsP gene encoding phosphoenolpyruvate--protein phosphotransferase yields MNFYRGIPVSSGVAIGPVFKPRLEHLGVGRDNIADTATEEARFHEALETAKAQVRRLIEQLRAGGRQTELEILESQLMMFEDASLIDGVVEKINTLNCTAEYAISVVVDHFVETFTNFENDYLRERVADVRDLGDRLIRILLGKRESAVTRLNRQVVIVAHDLPPSTAAQIDPKRVLGLAIDVGGTTSHTAIISRALEVPAVVGLGNLYRRAEEGDMLILDGRKGIAVLNPSQELLEKYRHVQAAETAKLKSLRKLRDEPAETKDGFQIELAANIELLSEVDAVQTHGADGVGLYRTEFLYLNRDDLPSEEEQFEAYTVVARQLAPKPVVIRTVDIGGDKFLSHPDVPVEINPYLGCRAVRFSLTRPDTLRTQLRAILRASATGNVHLMFPMISSLDELRQTKTILAQCMEQLDEEQRPYDPDIEVGIMVEVPSAAILADQFAPEVDFFSIGTNDLIQYTLAVDRSNPSLAHLYQPFHPAVLRLLKTIVNAGHNAGIWVGICGEMAANPIAVPFLVGLGIDELSVSPVNAPVVKATIRATEFRHASQLAEELIKLRNPEEIIERLRRALPEDVHRYVDLQSDQTDNGTLLPQTED; encoded by the coding sequence ATGAACTTCTACCGCGGCATCCCGGTTTCCTCGGGCGTGGCCATCGGACCGGTTTTTAAGCCCCGATTGGAACACCTGGGCGTGGGCCGGGACAACATAGCGGACACCGCCACCGAGGAAGCCCGCTTCCACGAGGCTCTGGAGACGGCCAAGGCCCAGGTTCGGCGGCTGATTGAGCAGCTGCGCGCCGGCGGTCGCCAAACGGAACTGGAGATCCTCGAAAGCCAGTTGATGATGTTCGAGGACGCCAGCCTGATCGACGGCGTCGTCGAGAAGATCAACACGCTCAACTGCACCGCCGAATACGCCATCAGCGTCGTCGTCGACCACTTCGTCGAGACCTTCACCAACTTCGAGAACGACTACCTGCGCGAGCGGGTGGCCGACGTCCGCGACCTCGGCGACCGGCTGATCCGCATCCTCCTGGGCAAGCGCGAATCCGCCGTCACCCGCCTGAACCGCCAGGTGGTCATCGTAGCCCACGACCTGCCGCCCTCGACGGCGGCCCAGATCGATCCCAAGCGGGTGCTGGGCCTGGCCATCGACGTCGGCGGCACGACCAGTCACACCGCGATCATCAGCCGGGCCCTCGAGGTCCCCGCCGTCGTCGGCCTGGGCAACCTCTACCGCCGGGCCGAAGAGGGCGACATGCTGATCCTCGACGGCCGCAAAGGCATCGCCGTCCTCAACCCCTCCCAAGAGCTGCTGGAGAAGTACCGTCACGTCCAGGCCGCAGAGACGGCCAAGCTCAAATCCCTGCGCAAGCTGCGCGACGAGCCCGCCGAAACCAAAGACGGCTTTCAGATCGAGCTGGCGGCCAACATCGAGCTGCTCAGCGAGGTCGACGCCGTCCAGACCCACGGCGCCGACGGCGTCGGCCTCTACCGCACCGAGTTCCTCTACCTCAACCGCGACGATCTGCCCAGCGAGGAAGAGCAGTTCGAGGCCTACACCGTGGTGGCCCGCCAACTGGCCCCCAAGCCCGTGGTCATCCGCACCGTGGACATCGGCGGCGACAAGTTCCTCTCCCACCCCGACGTCCCCGTCGAGATCAACCCCTACCTGGGCTGTCGGGCGGTGCGCTTCTCCCTGACCCGCCCGGACACCCTGCGCACCCAGTTGCGCGCCATCCTGCGCGCCTCGGCCACGGGCAACGTCCACCTGATGTTCCCCATGATCAGCTCCCTCGATGAGCTGCGCCAGACCAAGACCATCCTGGCCCAGTGCATGGAGCAGCTCGACGAAGAGCAACGGCCCTACGATCCCGACATCGAGGTCGGTATCATGGTCGAGGTGCCCTCGGCGGCCATCCTGGCCGATCAGTTCGCCCCCGAGGTCGATTTCTTCTCCATCGGCACCAACGACCTGATCCAGTACACCCTGGCCGTCGACCGCTCCAACCCTTCCCTGGCCCACCTCTACCAGCCCTTCCATCCCGCCGTGCTGCGCCTGCTCAAGACCATCGTCAACGCCGGACACAACGCCGGCATCTGGGTCGGTATCTGCGGTGAGATGGCCGCCAACCCCATCGCCGTTCCCTTCCTGGTCGGTCTGGGCATCGATGAGCTCTCCGTCAGCCCCGTCAACGCCCCCGTGGTCAAGGCCACCATCCGGGCCACCGAATTCCGCCACGCCTCCCAACTGGCCGAAGAGCTGATCAAACTGCGCAACCCCGAGGAGATCATCGAGCGCCTGCGCCGGGCTCTGCCCGAGGACGTCCATCGCTACGTCGATCTCCAGTCCGACCAGACGGATAACGGTACCCTCCTGCCGCAAACCGAAGACTGA
- a CDS encoding tetratricopeptide repeat protein, which produces MTERKRRYLTYILIAVAVAAVIVLLSVDFGRNPAANLRTANVLLDEGFLEEALLEYERALEGDPTNLEAAVGRLDALDGTHQLRAARDRFIAARDAHPGDPFYSFQLALYYAHHLDFHRAQEQLEQAAANGLDRGWNAYGTGVIYNASGQFANAVEEFSKAVSIDPTLSAAYIRLADAHIRLEELDEARRILTNGLEACPHDAYRLHPRLAWLSLAEGNNELAYEELERVLKTADDSPSCYYAAARIALTLEPSTGFVVQELYDEDTEPLTATTDLEPGAELAVAIITRAVNDDPLPSRAHFHAADILFSVGDVDGAAEQLELSAQHAPSGSWYEDAPLELLHWRGHRQLTAGDYAAAADSFEQILAARPGDTRALYQLARCQQSLGDDEQARRVYEELTNQAPDDPRGYQGLAQLHARRGELQAAIANAETAVAKDPGDVGAQKSLLDFYISAHNHQRAQVLLDNLLQRQPDDPELELLSGRLSESRDDLVAAVDHYQRALSLGLSTPLAGRTHFTLARLYSRRAAAGTETAEAERFLELADEHRNEALGLSNTLTTL; this is translated from the coding sequence ATGACCGAGCGCAAACGCCGCTACCTGACCTACATCCTGATCGCCGTGGCCGTGGCCGCGGTGATCGTGCTGTTGTCGGTGGACTTCGGCCGCAACCCGGCGGCCAACCTGCGCACGGCCAACGTCCTGCTCGACGAGGGCTTCCTCGAAGAGGCCCTGCTGGAATACGAGCGGGCCCTGGAGGGCGATCCGACGAATCTGGAAGCCGCCGTCGGCCGCCTGGACGCCCTCGACGGCACCCACCAGCTGCGCGCCGCCCGCGACCGTTTCATCGCCGCCCGGGACGCCCACCCCGGCGACCCCTTCTATAGCTTCCAGCTGGCTCTCTACTACGCCCACCACCTGGACTTCCACCGCGCCCAGGAACAGCTCGAACAGGCCGCCGCCAACGGCCTCGACCGCGGCTGGAACGCCTACGGCACCGGGGTGATCTACAACGCCTCCGGCCAGTTCGCCAACGCCGTCGAGGAGTTCTCCAAGGCCGTCTCCATCGATCCGACCCTCAGCGCCGCCTACATCCGCCTGGCCGACGCCCATATCCGCCTCGAAGAACTCGACGAGGCCCGTAGAATTCTGACCAACGGACTTGAGGCCTGTCCCCACGACGCCTACCGTCTTCACCCCCGACTCGCCTGGCTCTCACTGGCGGAAGGCAACAACGAATTGGCCTACGAAGAGCTGGAACGCGTCCTCAAAACCGCCGACGACTCCCCCAGCTGCTACTACGCCGCCGCCCGTATCGCCCTGACCCTGGAACCGTCGACCGGCTTCGTCGTCCAGGAGCTCTACGACGAAGACACCGAACCGCTGACGGCCACCACCGACCTCGAGCCCGGCGCCGAACTCGCCGTGGCGATCATCACCCGAGCCGTCAACGACGATCCCCTGCCCTCGCGCGCCCACTTCCACGCCGCCGACATCCTCTTCAGCGTCGGCGATGTCGACGGCGCCGCCGAGCAGCTTGAACTCAGCGCCCAACATGCCCCGAGCGGTTCCTGGTACGAGGACGCCCCCCTGGAGCTCCTCCACTGGCGCGGCCATCGCCAACTGACCGCCGGTGACTACGCCGCCGCCGCCGACTCCTTCGAGCAAATCCTCGCCGCCCGCCCCGGCGACACTCGGGCCCTCTATCAGCTGGCCCGGTGCCAGCAGTCCCTCGGGGACGACGAGCAGGCGCGGCGGGTCTACGAAGAGTTGACCAACCAGGCCCCCGATGATCCCCGCGGCTACCAGGGGCTGGCCCAGCTTCACGCCCGCCGGGGGGAACTGCAGGCCGCTATCGCCAACGCCGAAACCGCCGTCGCCAAGGACCCCGGCGATGTCGGCGCCCAGAAAAGCCTGCTCGATTTCTACATCTCCGCCCACAACCACCAGCGCGCCCAGGTACTCCTCGACAACCTGCTGCAGCGACAGCCCGACGATCCCGAACTCGAACTGCTCAGCGGCCGCCTCAGCGAGAGCAGGGACGACCTGGTCGCCGCCGTCGACCACTACCAGCGCGCCCTCTCCCTGGGCCTGTCCACCCCGCTGGCCGGACGCACCCACTTCACCCTGGCCCGGCTCTACAGCCGACGGGCCGCCGCCGGCACCGAAACCGCCGAGGCCGAACGCTTCCTGGAACTCGCCGACGAACACCGCAACGAAGCCCTCGGCCTGTCCAACACCCTGACGACCCTCTAG